The following coding sequences are from one Eucalyptus grandis isolate ANBG69807.140 chromosome 11, ASM1654582v1, whole genome shotgun sequence window:
- the LOC104426210 gene encoding protein MHF2 homolog gives MEEDPTFDPDLIHSIFKTVWTRMALERERNEAADAMDNEAGPANATSKKNRPTSANANALKLSCELLRLFITEAVQRAAAIAEAEGMTKVEATHLERILPQLLLDF, from the exons ATGGAGGAAGACCCGACCTTCGATCCT GATTTGATCCATTCGATTTTCAAGACCGTGTGGACGAGGATGGCCCTCG AGCGCGAGAGAAATGAAGCCGCCGATGCGATGGACAATGAG GCAGGACCTGCAAATGCGACATCCAAGAAGAATCGACCGACTTCTG CTAATGCTAATGCATTGAAGCTGAGCTGCGAACTCTTGCGGCTCTTCATTACTG AGGCTGTGCAAAGGGCTGCTGCTATTGCTGAGGCGGAGGGTATGACAAAGGTTGAAGCAACTCACTTGGAGAGGATTCTTCCCCAGTTACTTCTGGACTTTTAA
- the LOC104426211 gene encoding uncharacterized protein LOC104426211 — MSTLIQKLAKAAPSSLKLFGHSRLNPRPLPAPALAPRQTVLGSSRPGCSRDSPRSPGEGIGGDAESSLISRLHLVFPFGFCGNPGPSPSAALDGAEPVDGDDAGRVWADSVKKKRKRKMNKHKYKKLRKRLRRKAKS; from the coding sequence ATGTCCACTCTCATTCAAAAGCTCGCCAAGGCCGCGCCCTCTTCTCTCAAACTGTTCGGACATTCCAGGTTAAATCCGCGCCCACTTCCCGCGCCCGCCCTCGCTCCTCGCCAGACCGTCCTCGGCTCATCGAGGCCGGGTTGCTCGCGCGATTCGCCGCGCTCTCCGGGTGAGGGCATCGGCGGAGACGCGGAAAGCTCGCTGATTTCGCGGCTTCACCTGGTCTTCCCATTCGGGTTTTGCGGAAACCCAGGTCCCAGCCCTTCGGCCGCTCTCGATGGTGCGGAGCCCGTGGACGGCGACGACGCTGGGCGCGTGTGGGCGGATagcgtgaagaagaagaggaagaggaagatgaacaagcACAAGTATAAGAAGCTCAGGAAGCGCCTCCGGCGAAAGGCCAAGTCGTAG
- the LOC104426213 gene encoding LOW QUALITY PROTEIN: leucine-rich repeat receptor-like serine/threonine/tyrosine-protein kinase SOBIR1 (The sequence of the model RefSeq protein was modified relative to this genomic sequence to represent the inferred CDS: inserted 1 base in 1 codon) has protein sequence MAPAAGGKTRLFLLSILSLFVLAHARLVPDRLDLDALKTIQKDMGIDIQLHLASTKPCNLPGVICERRLTSNNTYVLRITRLVFKSQQLKGSLSPAVGRLSELKELTLSNNKLVDQLPSQIVDCTKLEILNLRNNRFSGKIPSELSSLNRLRVLDVGSNKFTGDLSFLKYFPNLEKLTLSDNLFTGKIPASIRSFRNLRFFDVXGNLFLEGPVPSLNRAEPSGDTLPRRYIFEEGPSKRPGPKPNSPVVAPTPSNAPSTPAPPPSENKPSKSKKSRRKLSGWLLGFLAGAAALIVLVFVFSLLFWLTLASRGGRRDSGPTIFTPMIKKRDLAFLESEEGLSSLEVIGRGGCGEVYKAEIPASNGKMIAIKKIIQPPRDATELIEGDTRDLDRKMRQIRSEIQTVGQIRHRNLLPLLAHLTRPDCHLLVYEFMKNGSLQDLLEKVSQGQKELDWVTRHRIALGVAAGLEYLHMNHNPRIIHRDLKPANVLLDDDMEARISDFGLAKAMPDTDTHVTSSNVVGTLGYIAPEYHLTLKFTEKSDIYSFGVLLAALVIGKLPSDEFFQRTQEISLVKWLRNVMTGDNPQQAIDPMLIGNGFEEQMLLVLKVAYYCTLDEPKYRPTSKDVRCMLSQIKH, from the exons ATGGCGCCTGCTGCTGGCGGCAAAACCCGCCTTTTCCTCCTGTCAATACTCTCTCTCTTCGTCCTAGCTCATGCAAGATTGGTGCCTGACCGTTTGGATCTCGATGCCCTCAAAACCATCCAAAAGGACATGGGCATTGACATTCAGCTTCATCTAGCCTCCACCAAACCATGCAACCTACCTGGTGTAATCTGCGAAAGAAGGCTCACAAGCAACAATACCTATGTCCTGAGAATCACAAGACTCGTCTTCAAGTCGCAACAGCTCAAGGGGTCGCTCTCCCCGGCAGTCGGACGGCTTTCCGAACTCAAAGAGCTCACCCTGTCCAACAACAAGCTTGTTGACCAACTACCTTCCCAGATTGTTGACTGTACCAAACTGGAAATTCTGAACCTCAGAAACAACAGGTTTTCAGGAAAAATTCCATCTGAATTGTCTTCTCTCAATCGTCTCCGAGTGCTCGATGTTGGCTCAAATAAATTCACTGGGGATTTGAGTTTCCTTAAGTATTTCCCCAACCTGGAAAAACTCACTCTCTCTGATAATCTCTTCACTGGGAAAATTCCAGCTTCCATACGCTCATTCCGGAATCTCCGCTTCTTTGATG TCGGGAACTTGTTTCTTGAAGGTCCAGTGCCATCGCTGAACAGAGCTGAACCATCCGGTGACACTCTACCGAGACGTTACATTTTTGAAGAGGGTCCTAGCAAGAGACCCGGACCGAAACCCAACAGTCCGGTGGTTGCACCAACACCATCAAACGCTCCAAGTACTCCAGCTCCTCCTCCATCAGAAAACAAACCatccaaaagtaaaaaaagccGAAGGAAGCTAAGTGGGTGGCTACTAGGGTTCCTAGCTGGAGCAGCTGCTTTAATCGTATTGGTGTTCGTCTTCTCGCTGCTCTTTTGGCTGACCTTGGCGAGCCGAGGGGGACGCAGAGACTCCGGCCCAACAATCTTTACCCCGATGATCAAGAAGAGGGATTTGGCTTTCTTGGAGAGCGAAGAGGGACTGTCATCACTGGAAGTCATTGGCAGAGGCGGCTGCGGGGAAGTTTACAAGGCCGAGATACCCGCGAGCAATGGAAAGATGATTGCTATAAAGAAGATAATTCAACCTCCCAGGGATGCAACAGAGCTAATAGAAGGAGACACCAGAGACCTGGATAGGAAAATGCGCCAAATTCGGTCCGAGATACAGACTGTTGGCCAGATTCGACATCGCAATTTACTTCCCTTGCTGGCGCACTTGACTCGTCCCGACTGCCACTTACTCGTGTACGAGTTCATGAAAAATGGGAGCCTACAGGATTTACTAGAGAAGGTTTCACAAGGTCAGAAAGAGTTGGATTGGGTCACGAGGCACCGAATTGCGCTGGGAGTGGCAGCCGGGCTCGAATATCTCCATATGAACCACAATCCGAGGATCATCCACCGAGACCTCAAGCCTGCTAATGTCCTTCTAGATGATGACATGGAGGCCCGAATATCCGACTTTGGGCTTGCAAAAGCTATGCCAGATACCGATACTCATGTCACGAGCTCCAATGTCGTAGGGACTTTGGGATATATTGCTCCAGAGTACCATCTGACTCTCAAGTTCACGGAGAAGAGCGATATATACAGCTTCGGTGTTCTGCTTGCTGCCCTGGTCATCGGGAAACTACCATCGGATGAGTTCTTCCAACGCACCCAAGAAATAAGTCTGGTCAAGTGGTTGAGAAATGTGATGACTGGGGACAATCCTCAACAAGCAATTGACCCAATGTTGATTGGCAATGGGTTCGAGGAGCAAATGCTGCTGGTTTTAAAGGTCGCCTACTACTGTACACTGGATGAGCCAAAGTACAGGCCCACCAGTAAGGACGTGCGATGCATGTTATCTCAGATTAAGCACTAG
- the LOC104426215 gene encoding leucine-rich repeat receptor-like serine/threonine/tyrosine-protein kinase SOBIR1 yields the protein MASAAGGKTRLFLLSILSLLVLGHARLVLDRSDFDALKTIQKDMGIDIQLHLASTKPCNLPGVICERRLTSNNTYVLRITRLVFKSQQLKGSLSPAVGRLSELKELTLSNNKLVDQLPSQIVDCTKLEILNLRNNRFSGKIPSELSSLNHLRVLDVGSNKFTGDLSFLKYFPNLEKLTLSDNLFTGKIPASIRSFRNLRFFDVSGNLFLEGPVPSLNRAEPSGDTLPRRYIFEEGPSTRPGPKPNSPEVAPTPSHASSTPAPPPSENEPSNSKKSRRKLSGWLLGFLAGAVAGIVSGFVFSLLFRLTLAAIRGGRRDSAPAIFSPMIKKAEDLAFLESEEGLSSLTIIGRGGCGEVYKAELPASNGKMIAIKKIIQPPRDATELTEEDTRDLDRKMRQIRSEIQTVGQIRHRNLLPLLAHLTRPDCHLLVYEFMKNGSLQDLLEKVSQGQTELDWVTRHRIALGVAAGLEYLHMNHNPRIIHRDLKPANVLLDDDMEARISDFGLAKAMPDTDTHVTSSNVVGTLGYIAPEYHLTSKFTEKSDIYSFGVLLAALVIGKLPSDEFFQRTQEISLVKWLRNVMTGDNPQQAIDPKLIGNGFEEQMLLVLKVAYYCTLDEPKHRPNSKDARCMLSQIKH from the coding sequence ACTCTCTCTCCTCGTCCTAGGCCATGCAAGATTGGTTCTTGACCGTTCGGATTTCGATGCCCTCAAAACCATCCAAAAGGACATGGGCATCGACATTCAGCTTCATCTAGCCTCCACCAAACCATGCAACCTACCTGGTGTAATCTGCGAAAGAAGGCTCACAAGCAACAATACCTATGTCCTGAGAATCACAAGACTCGTCTTCAAGTCGCAACAGCTCAAGGGGTCGCTCTCCCCGGCAGTCGGACGGCTTTCCGAACTCAAAGAGCTCACCCTGTCCAACAACAAGCTTGTTGACCAACTACCTTCCCAGATTGTTGACTGTACCAAACTGGAAATTCTGAACCTCAGAAACAACAGGTTTTCAGGAAAAATTCCATCTGAATTGTCATCTCTCAATCATCTCCGAGTGCTCGATGTTGGCTCAAATAAATTCACTGGGGATTTGAGTTTCCTTAAGTATTTCCCCAACCTGGAAAAACTCACTCTCTCTGATAATCTCTTCACTGGGAAAATTCCAGCTTCCATACGCTCATTCCGGAATCTCCGCTTCTTTGATGTTTCGGGGAACTTGTTTCTTGAAGGTCCAGTGCCATCGCTGAACAGAGCTGAACCATCCGGTGACACTCTACCGAGACGTTACATTTTTGAAGAGGGTCCTAGCACGAGACCCGGACCGAAACCCAACAGTCCGGAGGTTGCACCAACACCATCACACGCTTCAAGTACTCCAGCTCCTCCTCCATCAGAAAACGAACCATCCAACAGTAAAAAAAGCCGAAGGAAGCTAAGTGGGTGGCTACTAGGGTTCCTAGCTGGAGCAGTTGCTGGAATCGTCTCGGGGTTTGTCTTCTCGCTGCTCTTTAGGCTGACCTTGGCGGCAATCCGAGGGGGACGCAGAGACTCCGCACCAGCAATCTTTAGCCCGATGATCAAGAAAGCTGAGGATTTGGCTTTCTTGGAAAGCGAAGAGGGACTGTCATCACTGACAATCATTGGCAGAGGTGGCTGCGGGGAAGTTTACAAGGCCGAGTTACCCGCGAGCAATGGAAAGATGATTGCTATAAAGAAGATAATTCAACCTCCCAGGGATGCAACAGAGCTAACAGAAGAAGACACCAGAGACTTGGATAGGAAAATGCGCCAAATTCGGTCCGAGATACAGACTGTTGGCCAGATTCGACATCGCAATTTACTTCCCTTGCTGGCGCACTTGACTCGTCCCGACTGCCACTTACTAGTGTACGAGTTCATGAAAAATGGGAGCCTACAGGATTTACTAGAGAAGGTTTCACAAGGTCAGACAGAGTTGGATTGGGTCACGAGGCACCGAATTGCGCTGGGAGTGGCAGCCGGGCTCGAATATCTCCATATGAACCACAATCCGAGGATCATCCACCGAGACCTCAAGCCTGCCAATGTCCTTCTAGATGATGACATGGAGGCCCGAATATCCGACTTTGGGCTTGCAAAAGCTATGCCAGATACCGATACTCATGTCACAAGTTCCAATGTCGTAGGGACTTTGGGATATATTGCTCCAGAGTACCATCTGACTTCCAAGTTCACGGAGAAGAGCGATATATACAGCTTCGGTGTTCTACTTGCCGCCCTGGTCATCGGGAAACTACCATCGGATGAGTTCTTCCAACGCACCCAAGAAATAAGTCTGGTCAAGTGGTTGAGAAATGTGATGACTGGGGACAATCCTCAACAAGCGATTGACCCAAAGTTGATTGGCAATGGGTTCGAGGAGCAAATGCTGCTGGTTTTAAAGGTCGCCTACTACTGTACACTGGATGAGCCAAAGCACAGGCCCAACAGTAAGGACGCGCGATGCATGTTATCTCAGATTAAGCACTAA